A genomic segment from Anas platyrhynchos isolate ZD024472 breed Pekin duck chromosome 5, IASCAAS_PekinDuck_T2T, whole genome shotgun sequence encodes:
- the LOC101797085 gene encoding olfactory receptor 4S2, with the protein MENKNNVTEFILLGLTQDKTIAKACFLLFLVLYAIIIFGNLLIIITIKTSERLDSPMYFFLSYLSFLDISYSTVTAPKLIYDLLVGTKTIPFVGCIAQLFMGHFFGCTEIFLLTVMAYDRCVAIHKPLHYTNVMNKHVCGCLVTASWVGGFVHSLVQALLTIQLPFCGPNEIDHYFCDVHPLLKLACTNTYVISVLVVTNSGLISLTCFVVLSVSYVIIMVSLRTYSSKGRLRALSTCSSHVTVVILFFGPCIFIYMRPSTTFSADKMISVFYTIITPVLNPLIYTLRNEEVKNAIKKLWSRKVKRSET; encoded by the coding sequence ATGGAGAACAAAAACAATGTGACAGAGTTCATCCTCCTTGGACTCACACAAGACAAGACAATAGCAAAAGCATGCTTCTTGTTATTCCTAGTCTTGTATGCCATTATCATTTTTGGAAACCTGCTTATCATCATCACTATAAAGACAAGTGAACGGCTGGACTctcccatgtacttcttcctgaGCTACTTGTCTTTTTTAGACATAAGTTACTCTACTGTAACAGCTCCCAAACTCATTTATGACCTTCTTGTTGGTACGAAGACCATCCCTTTTGTGGGTTGCATAGCTCAGCTGTTTATGGGCCATTTCTTTGGCTGCACTGAGATCTTCCTTCTCACAGTGATGGCATATGATCGTTGCGTTGCTATACACAAGCCACTTCATTATACAAATGTTATGAATAAACATGTCTGTGGCTGTCTGGTGACAGCTTCTTGGGTGGGAGGCTTTGTCCACTCACTGGTGCAGGCCCTGCTGACCATTCAGCTGCCATTCTGTGGACCCAATGAGATTGACCACTATTTCTGTGATGTTCACCCATTGCTGAAGCTGGCCTGCACTAACACCTATGTCATTAGTGTCCTTGTGGTTACCAATAGTGGTCTGATTTCCCTCACCTGTTTTGTTGTCCTTTCTGTTTCCTATGTTATTATCATGGTCTCTTTAAGGACATACTCTTCCAAAGGGCGTCTCAGAGCGCTCTCTACGTGCAGCTCCCATGTCACTGTTGTGATTCTGTTCTTTGGGCCATGCATTTTCATCTATATGCGCCCTTCCACCACTTTCTCAGCAGACAAGATGATCTCTGTGTTCTACACCATCATCACGCCCGTGCTCAATCCCTTGATCTACACCCTCCGAAATGAAGAGGTGAAAAATGCCATAAAAAAGTTGTGGAGCAGAAAAGTGAAGAGGAGTGAGACGTGA